One window of the Zea mays cultivar B73 chromosome 3, Zm-B73-REFERENCE-NAM-5.0, whole genome shotgun sequence genome contains the following:
- the LOC100273303 gene encoding uncharacterized protein LOC100273303 isoform 1 (isoform 1 is encoded by transcript variant 1) has translation MALRLSAPFLTSRFTPSQALAPRRRTRARSFSPSADARAACFKRPYTSVLIIPTGVGAAVGGFAGDALPVARAVAGVADCVISHPNVLNAAMLYWPMPNTLYVEGYALDRFAEGSWALQPVHQNKVGLVLDSGIEEDLRLRHLQIADATRASLGLPVVEYIVTDAPLEIKTWFDPRCGKSTGSVGNSDSLLRAVDALVKHSDVNAVAVVARFPDDDPEDSDCYREGKGVDLLAGVEAIISHLVVKEFKIPSAHAPAVLPPPLSPLVCPRSAAEEG, from the exons ATGGCGCTCCGTCTCTCTGCTCCGTTCCTCACCTCGCGCTTTACGCCGTCGCAAGCGTTGGCCCCGCGCAGGCGCACCCGGGCCCGCTCTTTCTCTCCGTCAGCCGATGCGCGAGCCGCGTGCTTCAAGAGACCCTACACGTCCGTTCTAATTATCCCCACGGGCGTCGGCGCGGCCGTCGGGGGCTTCGCCGGCGACGCCCTTCCGGTTGCGCGAGCCGTCGCCGGCGTCGCTGACTGTGTCATATCCCACCCAAAC GTGCTGAACGCTGCGATGCTATACTGGCCGATGCCCAATACACTTTACGTGGAAGGGTACGCCCTTGACAGGTTCGCAGAAGGATCCTGGGCTCTCCAACCTGTTCACCAGAACAAG GTAGGTTTGGTGCTGGATTCTGGAATCGAGGAAGACCTCCGGCTGCGCCACTTGCAGATTGCAGATGCCACTAGGGCTTCTCTTGGCTTGCCTGTAGTGGAGTACATTGTTACAGATGCTCCTCTGGAG ATCAAGACATGGTTTGATCCCAGGTGTGGGAAGTCAACAGGGAGTGTTGGTAACTCTGATTCTCTTCTGAGAGCAGTTGACGCACTAGTGAAACATTCAGATGTGAATGCTGTGGCTGTAGTTGCACGCTTTCCAGATGATGACCCAGAAGATTCAGATTGTTACCGGGAAGGAAAG GGTGTTGATCTATTGGCAGGAGTTGAAGCAATTATCAGTCATTTAGTTGTGAAAGAATTCAAAATCCCTTCTGCACATGCTCCTGCAGTGTTACCCCCACCACTCAGCCCATTAGTATGCCCTAGATCTGCTGCTGAAGAG GGCTAA
- the LOC100273303 gene encoding uncharacterized protein isoform X2 — MALRLSAPFLTSRFTPSQALAPRRRTRARSFSPSADARAACFKRPYTSVLIIPTGVGAAVGGFAGDALPVARAVAGVADCVISHPNVLNAAMLYWPMPNTLYVEGYALDRFAEGSWALQPVHQNKVGLVLDSGIEEDLRLRHLQIADATRASLGLPVVEYIVTDAPLEIKTWFDPRCGKSTGSVGNSDSLLRAVDALVKHSDVNAVAVVARFPDDDPEDSDCYREGKIGHTFLPCVLAGLSNAPQYVMRSGTLDHGCIVAGDVDSVILPKDSCGGDGTLAFARAARKDKPLIITVQENETVLDDTPDKFGIEVLNVRNYWEAIGVIAAHKAGVNPHALRRRGIDHLKSPQRSYSAYSASPKPSARPPVHDKVQRQQLVRQI, encoded by the exons ATGGCGCTCCGTCTCTCTGCTCCGTTCCTCACCTCGCGCTTTACGCCGTCGCAAGCGTTGGCCCCGCGCAGGCGCACCCGGGCCCGCTCTTTCTCTCCGTCAGCCGATGCGCGAGCCGCGTGCTTCAAGAGACCCTACACGTCCGTTCTAATTATCCCCACGGGCGTCGGCGCGGCCGTCGGGGGCTTCGCCGGCGACGCCCTTCCGGTTGCGCGAGCCGTCGCCGGCGTCGCTGACTGTGTCATATCCCACCCAAAC GTGCTGAACGCTGCGATGCTATACTGGCCGATGCCCAATACACTTTACGTGGAAGGGTACGCCCTTGACAGGTTCGCAGAAGGATCCTGGGCTCTCCAACCTGTTCACCAGAACAAG GTAGGTTTGGTGCTGGATTCTGGAATCGAGGAAGACCTCCGGCTGCGCCACTTGCAGATTGCAGATGCCACTAGGGCTTCTCTTGGCTTGCCTGTAGTGGAGTACATTGTTACAGATGCTCCTCTGGAG ATCAAGACATGGTTTGATCCCAGGTGTGGGAAGTCAACAGGGAGTGTTGGTAACTCTGATTCTCTTCTGAGAGCAGTTGACGCACTAGTGAAACATTCAGATGTGAATGCTGTGGCTGTAGTTGCACGCTTTCCAGATGATGACCCAGAAGATTCAGATTGTTACCGGGAAGGAAAG ATTGGACATACATTTCTGCCTTGTGTGCTTGCTGGGTTAAGCAATGCTCCACAATATGTCATGAGGAGCGGAACCTTGGACCATGGTTGCATAGTGGCTGGTGATGTTGACAGTGTTATTCTTCCCAAGGACTCCTGTGGAGGAGATGGTACACTTGCTTTTGCTCGAGCTGCAAGAAAGGACAAG CCCTTAATCATTACCGTGCAGGAAAATGAGACAGTGCTTGATGATACTCCAGACAAGTTCGGCATAGAAGTG CTGAATGTCCGAAACTACTGGGAAGCAATTGGAGTCATCGCTGCTCACAAAGCAGGTGTCAATCCACATGCTCTTAGAAGACGAGGGATTGATCATCTTAAGAGCCCTCAACGATCATATTCTGCCTACTCTGCAAGTCCTAAACCATCTGCCCGTCCTCCAGTGCACGATAAAGTACAGAGACAGCAGCTAGTTAGGCAAATTTAG
- the LOC100273303 gene encoding uncharacterized protein isoform X1, with amino-acid sequence MALRLSAPFLTSRFTPSQALAPRRRTRARSFSPSADARAACFKRPYTSVLIIPTGVGAAVGGFAGDALPVARAVAGVADCVISHPNVLNAAMLYWPMPNTLYVEGYALDRFAEGSWALQPVHQNKIKTWFDPRCGKSTGSVGNSDSLLRAVDALVKHSDVNAVAVVARFPDDDPEDSDCYREGKGVDLLAGVEAIISHLVVKEFKIPSAHAPAVLPPPLSPLVCPRSAAEEIGHTFLPCVLAGLSNAPQYVMRSGTLDHGCIVAGDVDSVILPKDSCGGDGTLAFARAARKDKPLIITVQENETVLDDTPDKFGIEVLNVRNYWEAIGVIAAHKAGVNPHALRRRGIDHLKSPQRSYSAYSASPKPSARPPVHDKVQRQQLVRQI; translated from the exons ATGGCGCTCCGTCTCTCTGCTCCGTTCCTCACCTCGCGCTTTACGCCGTCGCAAGCGTTGGCCCCGCGCAGGCGCACCCGGGCCCGCTCTTTCTCTCCGTCAGCCGATGCGCGAGCCGCGTGCTTCAAGAGACCCTACACGTCCGTTCTAATTATCCCCACGGGCGTCGGCGCGGCCGTCGGGGGCTTCGCCGGCGACGCCCTTCCGGTTGCGCGAGCCGTCGCCGGCGTCGCTGACTGTGTCATATCCCACCCAAAC GTGCTGAACGCTGCGATGCTATACTGGCCGATGCCCAATACACTTTACGTGGAAGGGTACGCCCTTGACAGGTTCGCAGAAGGATCCTGGGCTCTCCAACCTGTTCACCAGAACAAG ATCAAGACATGGTTTGATCCCAGGTGTGGGAAGTCAACAGGGAGTGTTGGTAACTCTGATTCTCTTCTGAGAGCAGTTGACGCACTAGTGAAACATTCAGATGTGAATGCTGTGGCTGTAGTTGCACGCTTTCCAGATGATGACCCAGAAGATTCAGATTGTTACCGGGAAGGAAAG GGTGTTGATCTATTGGCAGGAGTTGAAGCAATTATCAGTCATTTAGTTGTGAAAGAATTCAAAATCCCTTCTGCACATGCTCCTGCAGTGTTACCCCCACCACTCAGCCCATTAGTATGCCCTAGATCTGCTGCTGAAGAG ATTGGACATACATTTCTGCCTTGTGTGCTTGCTGGGTTAAGCAATGCTCCACAATATGTCATGAGGAGCGGAACCTTGGACCATGGTTGCATAGTGGCTGGTGATGTTGACAGTGTTATTCTTCCCAAGGACTCCTGTGGAGGAGATGGTACACTTGCTTTTGCTCGAGCTGCAAGAAAGGACAAG CCCTTAATCATTACCGTGCAGGAAAATGAGACAGTGCTTGATGATACTCCAGACAAGTTCGGCATAGAAGTG CTGAATGTCCGAAACTACTGGGAAGCAATTGGAGTCATCGCTGCTCACAAAGCAGGTGTCAATCCACATGCTCTTAGAAGACGAGGGATTGATCATCTTAAGAGCCCTCAACGATCATATTCTGCCTACTCTGCAAGTCCTAAACCATCTGCCCGTCCTCCAGTGCACGATAAAGTACAGAGACAGCAGCTAGTTAGGCAAATTTAG
- the LOC100273303 gene encoding uncharacterized protein LOC100273303 isoform 2 (isoform 2 is encoded by transcript variant 2), protein MALRLSAPFLTSRFTPSQALAPRRRTRARSFSPSADARAACFKRPYTSVLIIPTGVGAAVGGFAGDALPVARAVAGVADCVISHPNVLNAAMLYWPMPNTLYVEGYALDRFAEGSWALQPVHQNKVGLVLDSGIEEDLRLRHLQIADATRASLGLPVVEYIVTDAPLEIKTWFDPRCGKSTGSVGNSDSLLRAVDALVKHSDVNAVAVVARFPDDDPEDSDCYREGKGVDLLAGVEAIISHLVVKEFKIPSAHAPAVLPPPLSPLVCPRSAAEEIGHTFLPCVLAGLSNAPQYVMRSGTLDHGCIVAGDVDSVILPKDSCGGDGTLAFARAARKDKPLIITVQENETVLDDTPDKFGIEVLNVRNYWEAIGVIAAHKAGVNPHALRRRGIDHLKSPQRSYSAYSASPKPSARPPVHDKVQRQQLVRQI, encoded by the exons ATGGCGCTCCGTCTCTCTGCTCCGTTCCTCACCTCGCGCTTTACGCCGTCGCAAGCGTTGGCCCCGCGCAGGCGCACCCGGGCCCGCTCTTTCTCTCCGTCAGCCGATGCGCGAGCCGCGTGCTTCAAGAGACCCTACACGTCCGTTCTAATTATCCCCACGGGCGTCGGCGCGGCCGTCGGGGGCTTCGCCGGCGACGCCCTTCCGGTTGCGCGAGCCGTCGCCGGCGTCGCTGACTGTGTCATATCCCACCCAAAC GTGCTGAACGCTGCGATGCTATACTGGCCGATGCCCAATACACTTTACGTGGAAGGGTACGCCCTTGACAGGTTCGCAGAAGGATCCTGGGCTCTCCAACCTGTTCACCAGAACAAG GTAGGTTTGGTGCTGGATTCTGGAATCGAGGAAGACCTCCGGCTGCGCCACTTGCAGATTGCAGATGCCACTAGGGCTTCTCTTGGCTTGCCTGTAGTGGAGTACATTGTTACAGATGCTCCTCTGGAG ATCAAGACATGGTTTGATCCCAGGTGTGGGAAGTCAACAGGGAGTGTTGGTAACTCTGATTCTCTTCTGAGAGCAGTTGACGCACTAGTGAAACATTCAGATGTGAATGCTGTGGCTGTAGTTGCACGCTTTCCAGATGATGACCCAGAAGATTCAGATTGTTACCGGGAAGGAAAG GGTGTTGATCTATTGGCAGGAGTTGAAGCAATTATCAGTCATTTAGTTGTGAAAGAATTCAAAATCCCTTCTGCACATGCTCCTGCAGTGTTACCCCCACCACTCAGCCCATTAGTATGCCCTAGATCTGCTGCTGAAGAG ATTGGACATACATTTCTGCCTTGTGTGCTTGCTGGGTTAAGCAATGCTCCACAATATGTCATGAGGAGCGGAACCTTGGACCATGGTTGCATAGTGGCTGGTGATGTTGACAGTGTTATTCTTCCCAAGGACTCCTGTGGAGGAGATGGTACACTTGCTTTTGCTCGAGCTGCAAGAAAGGACAAG CCCTTAATCATTACCGTGCAGGAAAATGAGACAGTGCTTGATGATACTCCAGACAAGTTCGGCATAGAAGTG CTGAATGTCCGAAACTACTGGGAAGCAATTGGAGTCATCGCTGCTCACAAAGCAGGTGTCAATCCACATGCTCTTAGAAGACGAGGGATTGATCATCTTAAGAGCCCTCAACGATCATATTCTGCCTACTCTGCAAGTCCTAAACCATCTGCCCGTCCTCCAGTGCACGATAAAGTACAGAGACAGCAGCTAGTTAGGCAAATTTAG